A section of the Serratia liquefaciens ATCC 27592 genome encodes:
- the puuR gene encoding HTH-type transcriptional regulator PuuR, translating to MSEVSLAPGKRLSQIRLQLGLSQRRVAELSGLTHSAISTIEQDKVSPAISTLQKLLKVYGLSLSAFFAEPEAANEPKVVIEAEDLIEIGSQGVSMKLVHNGSPTRNLAMMLETYQPGTTTGEKIKHQGEEIGTLLEGEIMLTINGQTHCLTAGQSYAINTGIPHSFSNTSARVCRIVSAHTPTTF from the coding sequence ATGAGCGAAGTCAGCTTGGCGCCGGGTAAGCGCCTGTCACAGATCCGTCTGCAATTGGGTTTGTCGCAGCGCCGGGTCGCCGAACTGTCCGGGTTAACCCACAGCGCAATCAGCACCATCGAACAGGACAAAGTCAGTCCGGCTATCAGTACGCTGCAAAAGCTGCTGAAAGTTTATGGGCTGTCGCTGTCTGCCTTCTTTGCCGAACCTGAAGCCGCCAATGAGCCCAAAGTGGTCATAGAAGCCGAGGATCTGATTGAGATAGGCAGCCAGGGGGTATCGATGAAGCTGGTGCATAACGGCAGCCCAACGCGCAATCTGGCGATGATGCTGGAAACCTATCAGCCCGGCACCACCACCGGCGAAAAAATAAAGCACCAGGGCGAGGAGATCGGCACCCTGCTGGAAGGTGAGATCATGCTGACGATCAACGGTCAGACCCATTGCCTGACCGCCGGCCAAAGCTATGCCATCAACACCGGCATTCCACACAGCTTCAGCAATACCTCGGCGCGCGTCTGCCGCATCGTCAGCGCACATACCCCGACTACCTTCTGA
- a CDS encoding NAD(P)/FAD-dependent oxidoreductase — protein MTEHVASYYAATANTFAPYPALNEDIRCDVCIIGGGFTGLSSALHLVEAGYDVVVLEAARIGWGASGRNGGQVVNSYSRDIDVIEARYGADTAAMLGSMMFEGAEIIRKRIDQYAIACDYRPGGIFAALNSKQSHALQQQQARWRRYGNDQLEWLDRQAIRREIASDRYVGGLLDRNGGHLHPLNLALGEADAVRRHGGRLFEQSAATRIDYAEPAKVHTAQGSVSANFVIVAGNAYLGDRLEPRLSRLSMPCGSQIIATEPLSKDMALSLLPNNFCVEDCNYLLDYFRLTADNRLLYGGGVVYGARDPADIDPLILPKMLKTFPQLKQVRIDYRWSGNFLLTLSRMPQFGRLENNVYYMQGDSGHGVTCTHLAGKLIAEVLRGDAERFDAFARLPHLPFFGGRQLRVPFTALGAAYYALRDRLGF, from the coding sequence ATGACGGAACACGTTGCCAGTTATTATGCCGCCACCGCCAACACGTTCGCGCCCTACCCGGCGCTGAACGAGGATATCCGCTGCGACGTCTGCATTATTGGCGGCGGCTTCACTGGCCTGTCGTCGGCGTTGCATCTGGTCGAGGCCGGTTATGACGTGGTGGTATTGGAGGCCGCGCGCATCGGCTGGGGTGCCAGCGGCCGCAACGGCGGGCAGGTAGTCAACTCTTACAGCCGCGATATCGACGTCATTGAAGCGCGTTATGGCGCTGACACCGCCGCCATGCTCGGCAGCATGATGTTCGAAGGCGCAGAGATTATCCGCAAGCGCATCGATCAATACGCCATCGCCTGTGACTACCGGCCCGGCGGTATCTTCGCCGCTTTGAACTCTAAACAAAGCCACGCGCTGCAGCAGCAACAGGCCCGTTGGCGGCGCTATGGCAATGACCAATTGGAATGGCTGGATCGGCAGGCTATCCGCCGCGAGATCGCCAGCGATCGTTACGTCGGCGGTTTGCTGGACCGCAACGGCGGCCATTTGCACCCGCTCAATCTGGCGCTGGGCGAAGCCGACGCGGTGCGCCGTCACGGTGGGCGGTTGTTCGAACAGTCAGCCGCCACGCGCATTGATTACGCGGAACCGGCAAAGGTACACACCGCCCAAGGCTCGGTCAGCGCCAACTTTGTGATCGTTGCCGGCAACGCCTACCTTGGCGATCGGCTTGAGCCGCGGCTCAGCCGGTTGAGCATGCCCTGCGGCTCACAAATCATCGCCACCGAACCGTTATCCAAAGATATGGCGCTGTCGCTGCTGCCCAATAATTTCTGCGTCGAAGACTGCAATTACCTGCTGGACTACTTTCGTCTGACCGCCGACAACCGGCTGCTGTATGGCGGCGGCGTGGTATACGGCGCTCGCGATCCCGCCGATATCGATCCGCTGATCCTGCCCAAAATGCTGAAAACCTTCCCGCAGCTGAAACAGGTGCGCATTGATTACCGCTGGAGCGGCAACTTTCTGCTGACGCTCTCGCGCATGCCGCAATTCGGTCGCCTGGAAAACAATGTCTATTATATGCAGGGCGATAGCGGCCACGGCGTCACCTGCACTCATTTGGCCGGCAAGCTGATCGCCGAAGTGCTGCGCGGTGATGCCGAACGTTTTGACGCCTTCGCTCGCTTGCCACACCTGCCCTTCTTTGGGGGCCGCCAGCTGCGTGTGCCTTTCACCGCCCTGGGAGCGGCCTATTATGCGTTGCGCGACCGCCTGGGGTTCTAG
- a CDS encoding sugar ABC transporter ATP-binding protein has product MPTPTPSRLEMRNISIAFAGFNALQNVDFTLQGGSTHALVGANGAGKSTLMAILSGAHDHYRGEIFIDGQQVDIHSPLQARQYGIHVVQQEVDVALIPTLSVAENIMLDWLNEPGHLLNWAQLYRQAAQLLTQLDLTINLRQRLSECTLAEKQQVLLARALSHRCRFLVLDEPTAPLDRAESERLFRVVRRLQSEGIGVVFISHRIHELSEICDRLTVLRDGRHVSEDAMQGLTGEQIVEKMLGHRLDDIFPPPRPPHGSRPLLRVEGLHDRHKLRDVSLQLHQGEILGIAGLAGAGKTELCKALFGASPARIERGELRGKPWAPRAPHLSVEQGLALVPEERRKEGIFIDEAIPMNLSVSADDSFSRWSLFSRRQELRWARDIMLRLNIRASGPQQKLARLSGGNQQKVAIGKWLRGDASVLIFDEPTKGVDIKAKQELFTLIDGLARNGKGIIYASGEFSELVGLCDRICVLWDGRVVAELNAADIDEETLLLYSTGGTPA; this is encoded by the coding sequence ATGCCAACCCCTACGCCCTCACGCCTCGAGATGCGCAATATCTCGATCGCCTTTGCCGGCTTCAATGCCCTGCAAAACGTCGATTTCACCCTGCAAGGAGGCTCAACACACGCATTGGTCGGGGCCAACGGGGCAGGAAAATCCACCTTGATGGCGATCCTTTCCGGCGCGCACGACCATTATCGCGGCGAGATTTTTATCGACGGGCAGCAAGTGGATATTCATTCCCCGCTGCAGGCCCGGCAATACGGCATCCACGTGGTGCAGCAGGAAGTGGATGTGGCGTTGATCCCCACGCTATCCGTGGCGGAAAACATCATGCTCGATTGGCTGAACGAACCGGGCCATCTGCTTAACTGGGCGCAACTGTACCGCCAGGCGGCGCAGCTACTGACTCAGCTGGATTTGACTATTAACCTGCGCCAGCGTTTGTCGGAGTGCACCCTGGCGGAAAAACAGCAGGTGCTGCTGGCACGCGCGCTCTCCCACCGCTGTCGTTTTCTGGTGCTCGATGAACCCACTGCCCCGCTCGATCGCGCCGAAAGCGAACGCCTGTTTCGCGTGGTGCGCCGCCTGCAGTCCGAAGGTATCGGCGTGGTGTTTATTTCCCACCGTATCCACGAATTGAGTGAAATTTGCGACCGCCTGACGGTGCTGCGCGATGGCCGTCACGTCAGTGAGGATGCCATGCAGGGCCTGACCGGCGAGCAGATCGTCGAGAAAATGCTCGGTCACCGGTTAGACGATATTTTCCCGCCCCCACGCCCACCGCACGGTTCTCGCCCGCTGCTACGGGTGGAAGGCCTGCACGATCGCCATAAGCTGCGCGACGTCAGCCTGCAACTGCATCAGGGGGAAATTCTTGGCATCGCCGGGCTGGCCGGTGCGGGAAAAACCGAACTGTGCAAGGCGTTATTTGGCGCCTCACCGGCGCGAATTGAACGGGGTGAACTGCGGGGAAAACCCTGGGCCCCCCGCGCTCCACATCTTAGCGTCGAGCAAGGGCTGGCGCTGGTGCCGGAAGAGCGGCGTAAAGAAGGCATTTTTATCGACGAAGCTATTCCGATGAACCTGAGCGTCAGCGCCGACGACAGCTTTTCCCGCTGGAGCCTGTTCAGCCGCCGCCAGGAACTGCGTTGGGCGCGCGACATCATGCTGCGCCTGAATATTCGCGCCTCCGGCCCGCAGCAGAAGCTGGCGCGGCTTTCCGGTGGCAATCAGCAAAAGGTGGCGATTGGCAAATGGTTGCGCGGCGACGCTAGCGTACTGATTTTCGACGAACCAACCAAAGGTGTGGACATCAAGGCCAAACAAGAGCTGTTCACCCTGATCGACGGCCTGGCACGCAACGGCAAAGGCATTATTTATGCTTCCGGCGAGTTCTCGGAGCTGGTCGGCCTGTGCGATCGCATCTGCGTGCTGTGGGATGGCCGGGTCGTCGCGGAACTGAATGCCGCCGACATTGATGAAGAAACCCTATTACTGTATTCCACCGGAGGAACCCCAGCGTGA
- a CDS encoding ABC transporter permease: MSKELSLQTAQPWRHQLFEFLYKWGMLLTVVALIALFGIASDNFLDPNNIINILRSIAIVTVIAIGVSISLSVGGFDLSVGSTASLANALVVSLFVWYGFGTTGAIVLTLLICTLVGLFNAFLIVVLKIPDMLATLASLFVIQGVAMTYSYGGSITQNMLLPNGDMAEGLIPEVFSSLGQVPVIVLIMLAVTVVVQLFLSLTKHGRRMYAIGGNPEAARLSGIRTVRYRVAAYVISALLASLGGILLASRIGSSQVNAGGGYLMDAVAAAYIGFSLAGSGKPNALGTLVGAVILGVLQNGLVMLSVPYYAMDIIKGLVLALALAITYIQKR; encoded by the coding sequence GTGAGTAAAGAATTGTCCCTGCAAACTGCGCAACCCTGGCGCCATCAGCTGTTTGAGTTTCTCTACAAATGGGGGATGTTACTCACCGTTGTCGCGCTGATTGCCCTGTTCGGGATAGCGTCGGACAACTTCCTCGATCCGAACAACATCATCAATATTCTGCGTTCGATTGCCATCGTCACTGTCATCGCCATCGGAGTATCGATATCGCTGTCGGTCGGCGGTTTCGATCTTTCCGTTGGCTCCACCGCTTCACTGGCCAACGCCCTGGTGGTTTCGCTGTTCGTCTGGTACGGCTTCGGCACCACCGGTGCGATTGTGCTGACGTTGCTGATTTGTACCCTGGTCGGCCTGTTCAATGCATTCCTGATCGTGGTGTTGAAAATCCCCGATATGCTGGCGACGCTGGCCAGCCTGTTTGTGATCCAGGGCGTGGCGATGACCTACAGCTACGGCGGATCAATCACCCAGAATATGCTGCTGCCGAACGGCGATATGGCCGAAGGCCTGATACCGGAGGTCTTTTCCTCACTGGGCCAGGTGCCGGTGATCGTGTTGATCATGCTGGCAGTCACGGTAGTGGTGCAGCTTTTCCTGTCGCTGACCAAACATGGCCGCCGCATGTATGCCATTGGCGGTAATCCGGAAGCCGCGCGCCTGTCGGGTATTCGCACAGTACGTTACAGGGTTGCCGCCTATGTTATCTCTGCCCTTCTGGCCTCGCTTGGCGGCATATTACTGGCGTCACGTATCGGCTCTTCGCAGGTGAACGCCGGTGGCGGTTATCTGATGGATGCGGTCGCTGCCGCTTACATTGGTTTCTCGCTGGCCGGGTCCGGCAAGCCCAACGCGCTCGGCACACTGGTGGGCGCGGTGATCCTCGGCGTGTTGCAAAACGGCCTGGTGATGCTCTCCGTTCCCTACTATGCCATGGACATTATCAAAGGTTTGGTGTTGGCCCTGGCGCTGGCAATCACCTACATCCAGAAACGCTAA
- a CDS encoding ligand-gated channel protein — protein sequence MEKPRYNKLTALIIATLTSAGAVAAQPDAQDTMVVTASGFQQKIQDSPASISVIPRQQIEDKAYRDITDALKDVPGVVVTGGGSSSDISIRGMSSKYTLILVDGKRVDTRGTRPNSDNAGIEQGWLPPLEAIERIEVVRGPMSSLYGSDAMGGVINVITRKTSTTQAWKGSLHGDATFQENSNSGDIFQTNAYASGPLIEGLLGLRVNGLLSRRAEDQILNGFNEQRMRSGTAVFSLTPNEQNDFDFEIGRSLQDRNSTPGKSMATENCRNKKCTPNSASDSLYTRTNYAVTHNGYYDFGNTTSYIQREETNNPGRDMKMYNTIFNTQTQFDLGSHMLNLGGQYRYEKLSDGGNQLAAADKLNQLTRWSWALFAEDEWAMTNDFSLTSGIRMDQDQNYGNHWTPRMYGVWHLTEQFTLKGGVSAGYRSPDLRQSSAGWGQITGGGRTSIIIGNPDLKPEKSLSEEIGVMWDNLQGLNASVTLFNTDFKDKITEVRRCDSGDGDAQCMIGNTPYYFISDRTNVDKANMRGVEATFGWEITKDWQLTTNYTYTTSEQKSGDFQGKPLNQMPKHMVNSVLDWQATHDVSLWSRVNFRSKTSDYMSRSSMAKSTPSYTFVDAGLSYQANKNLMVTGGVYNILDKTVDYDNYNTVLDGRRYTVGMTYNF from the coding sequence ATGGAAAAGCCACGTTATAACAAATTAACCGCATTGATCATTGCTACATTGACCAGCGCCGGCGCCGTCGCTGCGCAACCAGACGCTCAGGACACCATGGTGGTAACCGCTTCCGGTTTCCAGCAGAAAATCCAGGACTCCCCGGCGTCCATTTCGGTCATCCCACGTCAGCAAATTGAAGACAAAGCCTACCGCGATATTACCGATGCGTTGAAGGACGTGCCGGGCGTCGTTGTTACCGGCGGTGGCAGCAGCAGCGATATCAGCATCCGCGGCATGTCCTCCAAATACACCTTGATCCTGGTCGACGGCAAACGCGTAGACACCCGCGGCACCCGCCCGAACAGCGACAACGCAGGCATTGAACAAGGCTGGCTGCCGCCGCTGGAAGCGATTGAACGCATAGAAGTGGTACGCGGCCCGATGTCTTCGCTGTACGGCTCCGACGCCATGGGCGGCGTAATCAACGTCATCACCCGAAAAACCTCCACTACTCAGGCATGGAAAGGTTCACTGCACGGTGACGCCACCTTCCAGGAAAACAGCAATTCCGGCGATATTTTCCAGACCAACGCCTACGCTTCCGGCCCGCTGATTGAAGGCCTGCTGGGCCTGCGGGTCAACGGCCTGCTGTCGCGCCGCGCCGAGGACCAAATCCTCAACGGCTTCAATGAACAGCGCATGCGCAGCGGCACCGCGGTATTTAGCCTGACGCCAAACGAACAGAACGACTTCGATTTCGAAATCGGCCGCTCTTTGCAGGATCGAAACAGTACGCCGGGCAAATCCATGGCGACCGAAAACTGCCGCAACAAAAAGTGTACGCCGAACAGTGCCAGCGACAGCCTGTACACCCGTACCAACTACGCGGTAACCCACAACGGTTATTACGACTTCGGCAACACCACCAGTTATATTCAGCGCGAAGAGACCAACAACCCCGGCCGCGATATGAAGATGTACAACACCATCTTCAATACGCAAACCCAGTTTGATCTCGGCAGCCATATGCTGAACCTGGGCGGCCAGTACCGTTACGAAAAATTGAGTGATGGCGGTAATCAGTTAGCCGCAGCCGATAAGCTGAACCAGCTGACGCGCTGGAGCTGGGCGCTGTTTGCCGAAGACGAATGGGCGATGACCAACGACTTCAGCCTGACCAGCGGTATCCGTATGGATCAGGACCAGAACTACGGCAACCACTGGACGCCGCGCATGTATGGCGTTTGGCACCTGACCGAGCAATTTACGTTGAAAGGCGGCGTCTCCGCGGGCTATCGCTCGCCGGATCTGCGCCAATCCTCCGCTGGCTGGGGGCAAATCACCGGCGGTGGCCGTACTTCAATCATTATCGGTAACCCGGATCTGAAGCCAGAGAAGAGCCTGAGCGAAGAGATCGGCGTGATGTGGGATAACCTGCAAGGTCTGAACGCCAGCGTTACCCTGTTTAACACCGACTTCAAAGACAAAATCACCGAAGTGCGTCGCTGTGACAGCGGCGACGGTGACGCGCAGTGCATGATCGGCAATACGCCGTATTACTTTATCAGCGACCGCACCAACGTCGATAAAGCCAATATGCGCGGCGTAGAAGCCACTTTCGGTTGGGAAATCACCAAAGATTGGCAGTTGACCACCAACTATACCTACACCACCTCCGAACAGAAGAGCGGGGATTTCCAGGGCAAACCGCTGAACCAAATGCCGAAGCATATGGTTAACAGCGTCCTGGACTGGCAGGCCACGCATGACGTCAGCCTGTGGTCGCGCGTTAACTTCCGCAGCAAGACTTCGGACTACATGAGCCGCTCTTCGATGGCCAAGAGCACGCCGTCTTATACCTTTGTTGACGCCGGCCTGAGCTACCAGGCGAATAAAAATCTGATGGTGACCGGCGGGGTTTACAACATCCTCGACAAGACCGTCGATTACGATAACTACAATACCGTGCTGGATGGCCGCCGTTACACCGTCGGCATGACCTACAACTTCTGA
- a CDS encoding siderophore ABC transporter substrate-binding protein, translating to MILRRSPMVLALLACIALAGCNGKVRTPAADAPATVSFQHLNGTTEVKKHPQRVVVLDYASLETLQLLGVEPLALPGNRTMLPDSLKQYQNAKYLNAGTLFEPDMATLRAAKPDLILIAGRSSKAYAELSGIAPTLNMAIDPQDQLGSLKQRTLQLGELFDKQPQAQAAVDKLDAEIAAIKPQVAKAGRGLVVLFSGGKISAYAPKSRFSFTYDALGFQSALQSDNADVRGNKLTPEQVAQLNPDWLFIIDRDAATGRPKAVAPQKILTTTALKNTVAVKKGQVVYLPAAEVYLSGGIITSQHIVERVAEALNKK from the coding sequence ATGATATTACGCCGCTCCCCTATGGTTCTCGCCCTGCTGGCCTGTATCGCGCTAGCCGGCTGTAACGGCAAGGTTCGCACACCGGCCGCGGATGCCCCTGCGACCGTCAGTTTTCAACATCTGAACGGCACCACCGAAGTGAAAAAGCACCCACAGCGCGTAGTGGTGCTGGACTATGCTTCACTGGAGACATTGCAGTTGCTGGGCGTAGAGCCGCTGGCACTGCCGGGCAACCGCACCATGCTGCCGGACAGCCTGAAACAGTACCAGAATGCCAAATACCTCAATGCCGGGACCCTGTTTGAGCCGGATATGGCCACGCTACGCGCTGCCAAACCGGATCTGATCCTGATCGCCGGTCGTTCCTCCAAGGCCTATGCCGAACTCAGCGGCATTGCGCCGACGTTAAATATGGCAATCGATCCGCAGGATCAACTGGGCAGCCTGAAACAACGCACCCTGCAACTGGGTGAGCTATTCGATAAACAGCCACAGGCTCAGGCTGCAGTAGACAAACTGGACGCCGAGATTGCGGCGATCAAACCGCAGGTGGCCAAAGCCGGGCGTGGCCTGGTGGTGCTGTTCTCCGGCGGGAAAATCAGCGCCTACGCGCCCAAGAGCCGCTTCAGCTTTACCTATGACGCCCTCGGGTTCCAGTCTGCGCTGCAGAGCGACAACGCCGATGTCCGCGGCAATAAACTCACCCCGGAACAAGTGGCTCAGTTGAACCCGGACTGGCTGTTCATTATCGATCGCGATGCAGCCACCGGTCGTCCGAAGGCGGTAGCTCCGCAGAAGATCCTCACCACCACGGCGTTGAAAAATACCGTAGCAGTCAAGAAAGGTCAGGTGGTTTATCTGCCGGCGGCTGAGGTCTATCTTTCCGGCGGCATCATCACCAGCCAGCATATCGTCGAACGCGTCGCCGAGGCACTGAACAAGAAGTAA
- a CDS encoding ABC transporter ATP-binding protein, translated as MNQGLRIEGFSAGYPKRQVISNLAVPMLPRGQITVLLGPNGSGKSTLLRSLAGLNPAQGKLWLDDIDLMQMPFARRAEKVVYLPQSLPAGVHLHVLESIIVAQRASGGRSNAGSEAEVMALLEQLGIAHLALSYLDQLSGGQKQLVGLAQSLIRQPSLLLLDEPLSALDLNYQFHVMDLVRKETRKRNIITVVVVHDINIALRHGDHVLMLQDGELIADGAPEEVITPQSLARVYGVRGRIERCSQGTPQVLIDGLVNQPSI; from the coding sequence ATGAATCAGGGATTGCGTATTGAAGGCTTCTCCGCTGGCTACCCCAAGCGTCAGGTTATCAGCAACCTGGCGGTCCCGATGCTGCCGCGCGGGCAAATCACCGTGCTGCTGGGGCCGAACGGCAGCGGTAAGTCAACGCTGCTGCGCTCGCTGGCGGGTTTAAACCCTGCACAGGGGAAACTGTGGCTGGACGACATCGATTTGATGCAGATGCCATTCGCCCGCCGTGCGGAGAAGGTGGTGTATTTGCCACAGTCTTTGCCAGCCGGTGTGCATCTGCACGTGCTGGAATCGATCATTGTGGCGCAACGCGCTTCGGGCGGCCGCAGCAATGCCGGCAGCGAGGCCGAGGTAATGGCGCTGCTGGAGCAGCTTGGCATTGCCCACCTGGCGCTGAGCTATCTCGATCAGCTTTCCGGCGGACAGAAACAGTTGGTGGGGTTGGCGCAGTCGCTGATCCGTCAGCCTTCGTTGCTGTTGCTGGATGAACCGCTGAGCGCGCTCGATCTTAACTATCAGTTCCACGTGATGGATTTGGTACGCAAAGAGACGCGCAAACGCAATATCATCACGGTGGTGGTGGTGCATGACATCAATATAGCGCTGCGTCATGGCGATCATGTGCTGATGCTGCAGGATGGCGAATTGATTGCCGACGGTGCGCCGGAAGAGGTGATCACGCCGCAGAGTCTGGCACGGGTGTATGGCGTTCGTGGGCGCATTGAGCGTTGCTCGCAGGGAACGCCGCAGGTGCTGATTGACGGATTGGTGAACCAACCGTCGATTTGA
- a CDS encoding FecCD family ABC transporter permease encodes MSVSTDPMPDAKGKPDVNAMGRYHHILRHRLLMMGVLALAIMGSLLLDFTMGPSGLSLSSLWQTLIDPAAADAGTRVIVWDIRLPYALMAVVVGFALGLAGAEMQTILNNPLASPFTLGVSSAAAFGAALAIVLGIGVPGIPDQWFISANAFIFALFAALMLDGITRWTRVATSGVVLFGIALVFTFNALVSMMQFIASEDTLQGLVFWTMGSLARASWDKLGILLGVFVVLLPLSMMSSWKLTALRLGEDRAVSFGIDVRRLRLTTLLRISILSALAVAFVGPIGFIGLVAPHIARMIFGEDHRFYLPASALIGALVLSMASVASKNLIPGIIIPVGIVTSLVGVPFFLSIILRHRGNV; translated from the coding sequence ATGAGCGTATCCACCGATCCTATGCCTGACGCCAAGGGTAAACCCGACGTCAACGCCATGGGGCGTTATCACCATATTCTCCGCCACCGTTTATTGATGATGGGGGTGTTGGCACTGGCGATTATGGGTTCGCTGCTGCTGGATTTTACCATGGGCCCATCCGGGCTCTCTTTGTCTTCACTGTGGCAAACCCTGATTGATCCTGCGGCGGCCGACGCCGGCACGCGGGTTATCGTCTGGGATATCCGCCTGCCTTACGCCTTGATGGCGGTGGTGGTGGGCTTTGCGCTTGGCCTGGCCGGTGCAGAAATGCAGACCATCCTCAATAACCCACTGGCCAGTCCCTTTACCCTCGGCGTCTCTTCTGCCGCGGCTTTCGGTGCGGCGCTGGCTATCGTGTTGGGGATTGGCGTTCCGGGCATCCCCGATCAATGGTTTATTTCCGCTAACGCGTTTATTTTCGCCCTGTTCGCCGCATTGATGTTGGACGGCATTACGCGTTGGACACGGGTGGCCACCTCTGGCGTGGTGCTGTTTGGCATCGCGCTGGTGTTCACCTTTAACGCCCTGGTTTCCATGATGCAGTTTATTGCCAGCGAAGACACGCTGCAGGGGCTGGTGTTCTGGACTATGGGCAGCCTGGCGCGGGCTTCGTGGGACAAACTAGGCATTTTGCTCGGCGTATTCGTCGTGCTGCTGCCATTGTCGATGATGAGCTCGTGGAAGTTGACCGCGCTGCGTTTGGGTGAAGATCGTGCGGTGAGTTTCGGTATCGACGTGCGCCGTCTGCGTCTGACGACCCTGTTGCGCATCAGCATTCTTTCCGCGCTGGCGGTGGCCTTTGTTGGGCCTATCGGTTTTATTGGGCTGGTGGCGCCGCACATCGCCCGAATGATCTTCGGTGAAGATCATCGTTTCTATCTGCCGGCCAGTGCGTTGATTGGCGCGCTGGTACTGTCGATGGCCTCCGTGGCGTCGAAAAACCTGATCCCGGGCATTATCATTCCGGTGGGCATCGTTACCTCGCTGGTGGGCGTGCCATTCTTCCTGAGCATTATTCTGCGTCATCGGGGGAATGTATGA
- a CDS encoding GGDEF domain-containing protein, whose product MRSRTPALTPKKPALLHWLVQSPRLADDAKLQRQMRLTLVPSPATPWLNAAGVALLLLGYIWLSHKAIGVGLLLLLLLLTGGRWWLARANPLRWPNAMLVTVLLWCALVGAVALMAMLSGRMVLILFAGLLITGLAFWLMQRHAAAPRFALLEIMVLTLPYLLASPLSRVQNLFLLADIIPLWLVLAHGLTTSYHRQLAERVTLSAEKQQAAHQDHLTGFLNRAGGEAVMQDICRPSATVHPLSHLFIFDFTPLAALYQSHGVQIGDDVLRTIGERLKMLVRPSDFVCRYTGGQFLILVHDLPYGSEGEFLARFIPALEAPYAFGAFGEVSLQLNTGVLALTQDYQSVDSLMTAAQRALTVKGKEQEVRG is encoded by the coding sequence ATGAGAAGTCGAACACCTGCGTTAACGCCTAAAAAACCCGCCCTGCTGCACTGGCTGGTGCAAAGCCCACGGCTGGCTGATGACGCCAAATTACAACGCCAGATGCGGCTTACCTTGGTGCCTTCTCCCGCCACGCCATGGTTGAATGCCGCCGGGGTGGCGCTGCTGCTGCTGGGCTATATCTGGCTGAGCCACAAGGCGATCGGCGTGGGTCTGTTGCTGCTGCTGTTGTTGCTGACCGGCGGACGTTGGTGGCTGGCGCGAGCCAATCCGCTCCGTTGGCCCAACGCGATGCTGGTGACGGTACTGCTGTGGTGCGCACTGGTGGGCGCTGTCGCCCTGATGGCCATGCTTTCTGGCCGCATGGTGCTCATCTTGTTTGCCGGCTTGCTGATTACCGGACTGGCCTTCTGGCTGATGCAACGCCACGCCGCAGCACCGCGTTTTGCCCTGCTGGAAATCATGGTGCTGACGCTCCCCTATTTGCTGGCCTCGCCGCTGTCACGCGTGCAAAACCTGTTTTTACTGGCGGATATCATCCCGCTGTGGCTAGTGTTGGCCCATGGGTTGACCACGTCTTATCATCGCCAGCTCGCTGAGCGCGTCACCCTGAGCGCGGAAAAACAGCAAGCCGCCCATCAGGATCATTTGACCGGTTTCCTCAACCGTGCAGGCGGTGAAGCCGTGATGCAGGATATTTGTCGTCCTTCGGCAACGGTGCATCCGCTTTCCCATCTGTTTATTTTCGACTTTACCCCGCTGGCGGCGTTGTATCAGAGCCATGGCGTGCAGATCGGCGATGACGTGCTGCGCACCATCGGCGAACGCCTGAAAATGTTGGTGCGCCCCAGTGATTTTGTCTGCCGCTATACCGGCGGTCAGTTTCTGATCCTGGTTCACGACCTGCCTTACGGTTCCGAAGGTGAATTTTTGGCACGCTTCATTCCGGCACTGGAAGCCCCCTACGCTTTTGGCGCATTCGGTGAGGTATCGCTGCAGCTCAATACCGGCGTATTGGCGTTAACCCAGGATTATCAATCGGTTGACAGTTTGATGACCGCGGCGCAGCGGGCGCTGACGGTAAAAGGGAAGGAACAGGAAGTCAGGGGATAA